From the genome of Bacillota bacterium:
CACAAGCTTCTTTGCAAACTCTTCCTGTAAAATTGCAATAACTACCCTCATGTCTTTTCCCGTAAATTTACCAAGTAAATCCCTTTCTCCAAATATTCTAATATCAACTCCTCTATGTCTGCACATATTTATGAAGCGCATTTTCATATTATTTGATGCATCTTCAGCTATTATTACTAAATGAGCCTTTCTTTTTTTTACAGCTTTTTCGCACCCTTCTTCTCCTGATATAAGTTTACCGGCTTTTGTCGCTAATCCC
Proteins encoded in this window:
- a CDS encoding ribosomal L7Ae/L30e/S12e/Gadd45 family protein is translated as MKDKIYSFLGLATKAGKLISGEEGCEKAVKKRKAHLVIIAEDASNNMKMRFINMCRHRGVDIRIFGERDLLGKFTGKDMRVVIAILQEEFAKKLVEMIDNQKTGIGGV